One Triticum dicoccoides isolate Atlit2015 ecotype Zavitan chromosome 4B, WEW_v2.0, whole genome shotgun sequence genomic window carries:
- the LOC119296412 gene encoding mitogen-activated protein kinase kinase kinase 11-like — protein sequence MAAALECWSGRPSTDEESMVEQVLMKPHARSDGSLPTCADSAGAGDPISGPAAPKKWQRLGRNFAGAIAAFKNTLNLDNGGVPRDPSPRAGGEKPPLLLRGLAQLYSRGAAAQQLPEKLVSDLRRHFDALPNSYAQAGFDMKDVLLHARLVEQAAGEDQPALSIEEVHGSNGRQSGAEGTVFQLTFACNAPLSWQSMSGSLDSPLFSCKKIQIFEKRGLTLGVVLIIVQSGNEELFKSRVEAALKSATKKHRKNSGGGGGGVKLPFGLCGCQEEGSRNFDEESMFDPEDGQVLDNEPARRPYLPTPLPQSSVFVSVDEWQTVRSGGEELGRWIVSSEEIEFVDWVGQNSFRGVHRGRKVWVNKMRGCNMGSAYDVEIRQDLLQLMSCGQKNILQFHGICFNESHGLCIVTRMMEGGSVHDIIMQRNKRMSLRDTIRIALDVADGLAFMNGYGIAYRDLNARRILLDRQGNACLGDMGIVTPCNNAGEVTEYETSGYRWLAPEIIAGDPESVSETCMSNVYSYGMVLWEMVTGEEAYSTYSPVQAAVGIAACGLRPEIPRDCPPFLRSLMSRCWDNCPLKRPQFSEIISTLQKQSMR from the exons ATGGCGGCCGCGCTGGAGTGCTGGTCGGGCCGGCCGAGCACCGACGAGGAGTCCATGGTGGAGCAGGTTCTCATGAAGCCCCACGCTCGCTCGGACGGCTCGCTCCCCACCTGCGCTGACTCGGCCGGCGCGGGCGACCCGATTTCCGGGCCGGCGGCGCCCAAGAAGTGGCAGCGCCTGGGCCGCAACTTCGCCGGCGCCATCGCGGCATTCAAGAACACGCTGAACCTGGACAACGGCGGCGTCCCCCGCGACCCCTCGCCGCGCGCCGGCGGCGAGAAGCCGCCGCTCCTCCTCCGTGGCCTCGCGCAGCTCTACTCCCGCGGCGCCGCCGCCCAGCAGCTGCCGGAGAAGCTCGTTTCTGACCTCCGCCGCCACTTCGATGCTCTTCCCAACAG CTACGCGCAGGCAGGATTTGACATGAAAGATGTCCTCTTGCATGCCCGCCTTGTAGAGCAGGCGGCCGGTGAGGATCAGCCTGCACTGAGCATCGAGGAAGTTCATGGGAGCAATGGCAGACAAAGTGGTGCCGAGGGCACTGTATTTCAGCTCACTTTTGCCTGCAATGCCCCACTTTCATGGCAGTCAATGTCAGGCTCACTCGACAGCCCATTGTTCAGTTGCAAGAAGATCCAGATCTTCGAGAAGAGAGGATTGACACTTGGTGTTGTCCTGATAATTGTGCAATCCGGGAACGAGGAGCTCTTCAAGAGCCGTGTCGAGGCCGCGCTAAAATCTGCGACAAAGAAGCATCGGAAGAacagtggtggcggtggcggcggtgtgAAGCTCCCCTTCGGGCTCTGCGGCTGCCAGGAAGAAGGATCACGCAACTTCGACGAGGAGTCCATGTTTGATCCCGAGGATGGTCAGGTTCTTGACAATGAGCCTGCACGCAGACCATACCTTCCCACTCCCCTACCACAATCATCAGTGTTCGTCTCAGTAGATGAGTGGCAGACCGTCCGATCCGGGGGCGAGGAGCTTGGCCGCTGGATTGTGAGCTCCGAGGAGATAGAATTTGTCGACTGGGTTGGCCAAAACTCGTTCAGGGGAGTCCATAGAGGAAGGAAGGTTTGGGTTAACAAGATGAGGGGTTGTAACATGGGAAGTGCTTACGATGTGGAGATCCGTCAGGACTTGCTGCAACTGATGAGCTGCGGCCAGAAGAACATCCTCCAGTTCCATGGCATCTGCTTCAATGAGAGCCATGGCCTCTGCATAGTGACTAGGATGATGGAAGGGGGCTCAGTTCATGACATCATTATGCAGAGAAACAAGAGGATGTCTCTCCGGGACACGATTAGGATTGCTCTTGATGTCGCCGACGGCTTGGCGTTCATGAACGGCTACGGCATTGCCTACCGTGATCTTAATGCACGAAGGATCCTACTAGACAGACAGGGAAATGCCTGCCTTGGGGATATGGGCATTGTTACCCCTTGTAATAATGCTGGCGAGGTTACTGAGTATGAGACATCTGGGTATCGCTGGCTAGCTCCGGAG ATCATTGCTGGAGATCCAGAAAGCGTATCGGAGACCTGCATGAGCAATGTCTACAGCTACGGAATGGTTCTCTGGGAGATGGTGACCGGTGAGGAGGCCTACTCGACGTACTCGCCAGTGCAAGCGGCGGTGGGGATCGCGGCGTGCGGTCTGAGGCCGGAGATACCGAGGGACTGCCCTCCTTTCCTGAGGTCGCTGATGAGCCGGTGCTGGGACAATTGCCCTCTGAAGCGCCCTCAGTTCTCGGAGATCATATCCACCCTGCAAAAGCAGAGCATGAgatag
- the LOC119296413 gene encoding NADH dehydrogenase [ubiquinone] 1 alpha subcomplex subunit 8-B-like — protein sequence MSASSTPVDASGEPIPTSSVLMAASKHIAVRCRPENVAFLNCKKKDPNPEKCLEKGRQVTRCVFNLLKELHQKCPKEMDAYAGCMYYYTNEFDFCRKEQEAFEGACPVSE from the exons ATGTCAGCGAGCAGCACGCCGGTGGACGCCTCGGGCGAGCCGATCCCAACGTCGTCGGTGCTGATGGCGGCGTCCAAGCACATCGCGGTGCGGTGCCGGCCGGAGAACGTGGCCTTCCTCAACTGCAAGAAGAAGGACCCCAACCCGGAGAAGTGCCTCGAGAAGGGTCGCCAGGTCACGCGCTGCGTCTTCAACCT GTTGAAAGAACTTCACCAAAAGTGCCCCAAGGAGATGGATGCGTATGCTGGGTGCATGTATTACTACACGAATGAATTTGACTTCTGCCGCAAGGAGCAGGAAGCTTTCGAGGGTGCGTGCCCTGTTTCCGAGTAG